One Drosophila ananassae strain 14024-0371.13 chromosome XR, ASM1763931v2, whole genome shotgun sequence genomic window, TTAAAACTTTGGCCCCTATGTGttcctatttatttttattattattttaattccaCGGAATGGTACATTAACttttcccattcccatttAATTCCAGAATTCGAGAGAATGGGCACTAAACAGACCGCCTCCCCCTCCGCCGGGCAGGGAGCCGTGAAGTACCAGATCCCCTCCCGGGGCAGCTCCCCCTCCAAACTGAAGCAGCAGCCGAGTCCGAAGCCCAGGAACGGAAAGAACACGAACGTGAATGTCCTGCCGCCCCAGAAGTCCGTGTGGATCGCCTACCTGTGCTGGCTCTTCGGCGGCGTCTTCGGGCTGCATCACCTGTACTTGCACCGCGACCGCCACGCCTTCGTCTGGTGGTGCACGCTGGGCGGGTATGCGGGCGTGGGCTGGCTGGGCGAGATCTTCCTCATACCGGAGTACGTGCGGGACGCCAACGAGGATCCGCGCTTCGTCAAGGAGTTCGTGGCCAAGCTGCAGGCGTATCCGAAGCCGCCGTATGCCTCCCGGAGGTTCGTCGGCCAGGTGATGGTCGGGCATCTGTTCGGACAGTTGTGCTCGATCGCCATTCCCCAGATCCTGGTCGGTGGCTGGGATCTCAGCTTCCTGCACTGGGCCATACCGCTGGGCGTATCCCTGGGCGTCTGGCTGGTGGGGAACATCGGGCGGGAGCAGGGCGTCTGGTGGCACTGCCTCCTGGCCGCCTACTTGGCCTACCCGGCCCGGTTCCTCATCTACGACGAGACCTACTCCCTGCTCCTCACAGCTCTGGTCTCCGCCCTGACCTTCGACGGCTTCTCCAAGCAGTGGCGAAGGACTCCGCCCACTCGGGGCACTGCCGGATCGAGGACCCTGAAGATCTCCGCCGCCGTGCTGATCTACTGCGCCTTCTGGGCCAGCTTCCTGTACTTCAATGGCACCATTTCGGACGAGGATGGCGGCGAGGTGCCCATCCACGAGGCCCTCCACAACTTCCTGGCCTCCGCCTGGTGGACCGACCTCAAGCAGGCCCTCCACGACACCTACCTCTACGGCCAGCACCACGGCTGGTACGAGACCTGGAAGGAGGTATTCGAGAGCATGGACGTGGACGGCGAGCGGAACTCGTACAAGGTGCTGGGCGTGAGTGCGACGGCCTCCCAGGCGGAGATCACCGCCGCCTACAGGCGCCTCTCCAAGGAGTACCATCCCGACAAGGTCAAGGACGAGGCGCTCCGGGCGCAGGCCCACCAGCGCTTCATCGAGATCCAGCAGGCCTACAGCGTCCTCAGCAAGATCAAGTCCAGTCGCCGGCGCAAGAACAAACAGTACCAGGACGACAGCGACGCCATTGTCCTCTGAGCAGGACCTGGACGGAGAAGGACTCTCCGCTAGTCTAAGTTATTTTTACAATTGTTTAAAAGTTagtctaaaaaatattgtctgaaatctctttgttttttttaaacttaatcTTAAATACaaactatttatttaatagctaaaaatatattattaaaataaaaacaattagcTTTTTCAAACACTAAGAAATATActtacattttctttttaattttgaaatttttttaaatttctgtcgaaataatttccaaatcagatttaaatatttctcgaaaaatgtgtttttgaaacctaaaatggaaattaaatatataaaataataataataatattgaaataaaaattttatttattatttagtttagAGAAATTATATGTTTAAGTTGTTCCAACAAAATAAATCGATAAAAGAAACTAAAcatgttttattttcttgggAAAGTGGCTTAGATCTTAAGAGTTTCctgcccaaccgaccgaggggcgctgCCGCATAGCGTACGGCTCGCGAACAAGCGCAGATTAAATGTTTAGAGTGCTAGATGAATAATATTAGAAGGAGAGgagattttaaatacatatattaaagtttaaaattcaaataaaaatataatgaatTCCCCCgtcatttttcaattaatatATTCAACTGAAAAACAAGAAGTAacgggtatcatatagtcttaaatcaataaaaagaCCCATTTATGCGAAAAAAGCTGACGATTCGCTTCGCTTACGTGTTTCTCGATAAGAAATGTGTGCCATTTTCagtctttattttttagcaccattagcaaaaatatatatttatttttacttgtCCCGGAGAATAAAAAGCCAGCTTCAGTGTAAgatttatattcatttatttattttatatatatattttacataatATAATGAACTACTTAACAGactaagcaaaaaaaaaaaaagaaaaaatatttgtaattttttttctcaaatagttttgtttttttttggaaaacaatgtgtttgtttgttgttttgtgtgtattgtttttgttttttttttttagttttattgtatttcttttttccactaatatttaagtaaaacattcaaaataaaacgaaacaaaatatatatatttgtttttgattttttaccTATATTTGTTTATCGTTTTATGGATGCATCTTCATTTTTTAATGGTAATATTTTCGTAGATTTCtggtttttagttttaaatctTAATTGCCATCGCAGGGAGTTTGTTGAATAGAagaagaataaaaatcaaaatcaaactcTGGATCGAGGAAATCGATATCGATAACGATATCGAAATCGATATCAAAAcgaaatcaaaatgaaaatcaaaatcaaaagaatcgtaattaataataagtaatttacgatgaaaaaaatgtataaacagGAAACAATAACTCGCTTAAATTTAGTTTAAAACATAATACTGAGcaaaaaatgtgtatataaCATTTTGCCTACTagattttttgcttttttttcgtgtgtgtttgtgtgtgtgtgttgtgtttaaaaatatattgttatGTAATAGTTAATTGCTTTtcgtttttgtgttttttgtttttacttttcgCATAtcttttatatacatatatatttttttatttctctaaatatatatatatatatttctttaaggACCGTTTAGtgttattttctttctttttttacaaatttgactatttttcatataattttttgttgtgacTGTTGTGCTTtgtttttctctcagtgtgtgtgtgttggatTATCAcgttttctttattaaaaaaaaaaaactaaaaaaaaacaacattagcTTGGAAAATTGTgggaaattttgtttttttttgttggataGTCTATAGTTAAAGTTaagaattaaattttaaaataaaataacaatttattaGGCATCGTAGACACGCACACTGCTGCAGTGTGTTCGTGTGTGTGTTTAGTGTGTAGGTGTGTGCTGTGTATGTGAGTGtgttctgtgtgtgtgtgtgtgcttacACCTATACTAACACACATTTTGCATTTCTTTTGCTTTCTTGCGGtttttctttactttcttTTGAAGctctatttttaaaaaagaactCTCTTTCGATCTCCACTCTTATTTACAAACTAAAAGTAAGCCAAGTccgcccacacacacacacacctgtGTGTAGTGTGTAGTATGTGTGTGCGTCTTGGTCTTTTGAGCTAAAtggttttttttctcattattttttttttttcggggacgtgaggattttttttttgtctttttgtgtctttttttttgtttttagttaaaTGTTCTATTAGAAAACTACAACCACAAAAGTTTCTTCATCTCTAGTAGCCCCTTCGATTGTCGGTCTATCGATAACCGATTGTTGAGGGGCTCTCTGTTGTGTGCAGGagtgggaggaggaggaggagggtgAGGAGGAGGGGTTGTTTGGGGGTTGTGTGGCTAGCGACCTTGAAATTACAGGCGCGTAACCACAATGTCCTCCTCGAGATCGTCCAGCTCGTCGTCCGTCTCCTCGACGCCGTCGATGGGCGCTGCCTCGGCGGCGGCAAGGGCGGCAGCAGCTGCCGCAGCAGCGGCCACGGCggcctccttctccttctcggCGGCCTCCAGCTTCTCCTGCTTCTTCAGCTTGCGttgctgcaaaaaaaaacgagaGAGCGGCAGAACCGTTAGTAAAGAGCGAGCAAAAGTGTAGACTGCTTTTAGGCAAGGAGTGTTAAAAGCACAGCTCAGCTAGTGATGGTATGCGTTTCGATAAATGGTTCGTGGTGATGGATCTTTAATTTGGCGCTCAGCTAGAGATGATTAATGGTTTCGATAACTGATAGTGATCGTCCTTGATGATGAGGCTTCTCTTCAGCGATGAAATGACTTCGAAGCAGGAAATGAATAGAGTTCTCGCAACAAAACAACTCACCTTCTTCCTGTAAAGGATCTCAACGATAACGTAGCCAATGCAGCCGAGCGTGAGGACCGCCAACAGAATGTAGAGCTTCATTTGGGTGCACAGAGTGGTGGCGTAGGCATAGGCGATAACAAATCCGGCGGACTCCCACAGGCGGTAGTTAGAAAAGGCGGCCTCCTTGTTCCGGCGGAACAGCAGACCGTACAGTCCATTGATCTGCGTCTGCCACACGGCATCACCAACGCCCCACAGCCCGGACATGGCATAGAATATGATAGGATTATCGGGATTGGGACGCCAGAACAGCTCCACGGTGATCAGGGTGAAATGGACAACAGCACCCAATACAATGATGGGCATGCGGCCAATGTACTTCATCACCGATCCGAAAAGGATCGAGCACAGAGCATTAACCACACCAAAGCAGATCATCACGAATCCAATCTTGTTAACTCCAAGGGCACAGGCCACATAGGCCTGGGTGAAATCCGCACCGATGAAGGCCTGCTCCATTCCAATGAAGACGGTGATCGGTATGAGGAGCTGTAGATTCGGTTTCTTCATCTGCCGGAATGTCGCCGATAGCAGCTGCAGTCCAGACAATTCCGCTGCGGAGTTGGAGCCCTTCCTCTTCTCACCATACCGCTTGAGGGGATCCAGGAAAAAGGCAATGATGCATACTGCTGCCACAATGCATGACAAATAGATCATTGAGATCTCAAAGATCTCATCCTCTGGCGGGCGTTCCAGATTTCCGTGTCCACCGCTGCCGGTTGTGCAGAAATTGGCGCCGCAAAGCAGGAGATCCTCTTCACTGATTGTTGAGTTTGAGGAGCTGCTGCCACCTCCATGGGCGCCGCTGGAGAGGACTGTAAAGAAGGAATGTTATTAATATaagttttcttaaaaaagCTGCCCCCAAAAATAGGCTACAGAAATGATATTACAAGTTTTTAGTTATTAAATTGgaagtttttcttttaaatactatatttaattttaattattaatgaATTAAAAACATTTCTAGCCCGAGCTCCCTTTAATAAACAAAGCTTTATGACCCTCCTTATCTAAATCAGCAAAAACAACGGCTAATGACTGGAAATTGGGCTCTAATCTATCCGGTAGCTGCCTAAAATCAAATACTAATTCGgaattaatatttttggtaGCCAGTTTTTATGGGCTTATTAGTGCCGATACGATAAGATTAGCTTCTGGAATTGGACCGTCATTGCCTGTTCTGATATTCCCGGAATCTAAATTATATTTCTGCCCTAAATTGTCGCTACATTTTGTGATTGAAACGTACCCAAGCTGGAGATGAGATTGCCCCAGAGCTCGGCGGATTGCCAGGCCAGGAAGAAGAAGCCAAAGAAGCGCACTATAATGGCGTCCACCGCCTGTTCCGTTATCTTGGCATACACCTGCCCCACCTGCGTCAGGTAGGTGGCCTTGGACGCCCACATGGGCGCAGCACCCATACCCACAAGGATACCGGCGGGGACCAGAGTGTAGAAGCGGGGGAAGAGCTGGAAGGCAATGTAGGGGGCATAGCAGAGCATACTGCAGACCAGGGTCCACTTGACGGTCAGCTTCCGGATGATCAGTGTGGGCAGGAAGATGCAGGACACCACCAGGGCGGCGTAGATGGCGCTCAAGGATACTGTTCCCAGGCCATCCTTTGAGTTGATTGAGGATTGCAAGTTAGCCGTTCCctaaaaaaatggaataatagTTAATATCTGGTACttcctttatttttaaacacaaTCCTGGAttagttaaaatattaattatgcAATTATTTAACATTTTGGGGCTATTTTAaagagaatatatatttttttaagtttttttcaGGGAAGTTATTTGCTAAAAATATGCGTgcgattaaaaaataaataaaataaatataaaaggtAGTTTTTGAAAGTTTTAGAGCAAAGTTTTAgtagaaaaattgaaataaaaattaataatatgtataatttatcaaaaaatgcataaaaactaaaaaattaggcacgcataaatttaaaatttaaaaataagtatTTGAGAGCAAGTAGGagagttaaaaaatattttcagcaAACAAACCCCTCGTagcaattttattaaatttaagaaactaaatttaaataattgctatgaatgactaaaaatttaatcataaaatcagcattaaaagccacaagtgtttatgtttatatcttcttttttgtttttgtcttttttttaatggatAATTAATTACATACCTGAAACGCTGTAAACTGCACCATGAAGGCGATCGAGATGATCGAGATATTCTTTAAGATGCGCCATTTCTCGCCCGGATTCAGCACAACTTTCTCCCGAAGTGAGGCGGTGTCGGGCTCGAAACCAGcttttggctaaaaataaacgacaaaaataaaaaagccaAAATGAAAAAGATACTCGTATCAGTCAGTGTATGATCATTGGGTCTGTGAGTTTTCTGCTGGGGTGGGGGCCACTGCCGGCTACTCCATGCGGATGATCCTACTTTCTTTCTTATCTCAAAAAAAGCTTCGACCCAGCTCGAAGACTCTCTTCTGGCCACCACTTTCTTGCTATGATTTCggatatttaaaataaattatttaaattgccGCCTTGGGCATTCACATAATAACAGTCTCTCTTAATTAAAACTAATCTCTTGTTTTTAAAGGGGGtgataaaaacaaaagtttgCCATAaaaggcactgagagaaataaggtttaataataatttttatattttttttcaacatttttccTAAAGAGTATTTCCCATTCGTCTATATTCCTTTCAATGCTTTCATTTTTTCCCTGTTACTCTGAtgcattaattaattatttatatgttGGCGCATTTTACGCTTTTAGtttctacaaaataaaaaataaataaatgaaacaaaaaaaaaaaaatcaatttataaaGCCCGCACGCGTTTTGCTCGCGTTTCGCGCGCGTTTCGCGCGCGTTTTTCGCATTGCGCATGCGTGCCGCGGCCTTTTTGGCGCTTAAATTGGCCATCAAAATGCTCGGAACGCATCGTAATACGCCCGGGGGACCCCAAAAAAGGCCCACTGATCCCCCGATCAAAATAGTGTCCGAGAACCGACCGCCAAGTCCCAGACTAGAGACCCGAAAATGGCAATTTTGCATGCACCGCAGCACAGGGCAAGAAGGTTACATGGCACATGGGTGTACTATCAAGGGGGAGGGAGGAGGAGGGTGTTAGGGGGCAGTGAATGGGCGGCTAGGCAGGGGGGGGTGGGGGGCTGTGGCAAGTTTGGCTTAACCCACACGCGTTATTATGCAACTCACAATcgattacattttttttcttccccaacttgttttgttttatttagtcatttttttgttatttttttttagccaacAATATGAACTTAATTACAGTACATAATAGTTTCTGTTCACACGATATCGGTTGTTGTTGGATATAGAAACTCTCGTTTTGTTTTGTATGCAAATTCCGAAACGATTTCAGATTTCATCGAGATATAgacattaaataaaaaaaaagaaacagaaaacaaTCAGCATaataaaattgcatttaaatttatttgtttgttaagaggttaaaaaaaagagaaataatactCGAGactgtttaattttaaatttaattggaaaaaaatgagaatgagaaaacaaaacagaatTTCAAGAAAAAATTCCACCTAACTGAaatctcaaaaaaatataatatttaagacAAGTGCAGTGAAATTTtaggctaaaaaaaaaggttaaaaaaaactaacaacaaaaatttatatttagaaaatgttttaactaaaaactaaGCAAATctgtaaacaaaataaattacataactcatacgccctgttggCTGTTTGGCGAAAAACATGAATTATTATATTCCTGAGCTATTGCGAGGGTTTtcttgaaaatattatttgttttgaaaatttagtaattaaatgatttttctaaagattaaaactattttttgacattttttaattttaaataattaaatgagGAAACCCCAAAACCTAGACTTTCATTTTTCGTAGAATTTAAGTTACAGAAAGGGCTTTATTTTGTCTAGCTGTTATGTGCCAATGTattacacttgaaaaaatatatttcatatttaatttttaaggtAGATgcatagtttttaatatttttttttgaaatatttcttttcCCAACAAGTGGGTAAGAAAACCATGACGCGACAGAAAAAAAGCAAGACTGGAAAACCACTCTCAGCAGCGTCtgtgtttgttgtttatttgtttgtttgtttgttgttgctgtctgGGCTTTTCATGCCAACagctgattttttttgttaactcttattttttttgtgttttttttttagccataTTTTCTTGTCtaaatgattttgtttttcttttttttcgaagAAACAGCCGCCTGCAAGCCCAAGCCGAGCTTTGGAACAAGTGCGGGTAATAATAATGCCagtgcacacacacacacattaacacACACgcctaacacacacacactggcacactAATGGGCCATAATGATATGCGAGACGCTGGCGGCGTCGGCTGCAACTGAGACGCCGGCTGCGCTGCCAGAGACTGTGGTGTCTCTAGTCGAGACAAACAAAAACCGCCGCAAACCAGTTCGAAGCGGCCCCCAGGTGAGCGGCGGGACGTCGTCGGTGACGGTGACTGTCTCTTCGAGTGTGGCCGCAGGTGTgtgcattttatttgaatttattcaacacacacacacacgggtggtgtttcaaaaaaaaaaaaaaaaactaaaaaatatatgggTTATAGACAAAAGTTTTAggatttcttaaaaatttcaaaaatttgtaaaagaaaaataattaaatttattaggttcaaaagatttattttaaaatataagcaatatttgtttttatttaaatggggatatattttattaagaaaatttaaaaaatgtaattactGTAATGTAGtaattcttaataaaaaaaggaataatttaatgttaaattagtaataatattTGAAGCATTAAATCaatcaataatttattataaaatatcaaAACTAATAAGAATCAAgttccattttatttaaaaaaacattttgaaaaacttctctttagtaaatttaaattttatttaatctctattataattataataaaatataaacccAAACTAGTTTTAAAAAGTGTGAAACCGCCGAAATTTATTTGGCTTTTAAGTTAGTGTTTGCCatttccaattaaaattaaaatttatgaagCTATTTCGGCTACGCCAACTttggcaacatgttgccagCGACCTACTGCCAGTTTTCCacaagtatctgtatctgtccTCTGTGcctgcctgtgtgtgtgtgtatgtgtggggGGTGCTCGTGTATCcgaaagatacagatacgtaTCTGTGTGTGACAACATGTTGCGCACGCGCTTCTGAGCCGCACGAGATTtgcgttttatttttaaacgcGGCACGTTTCGTGTTTGCTCactggccaggccaggccagcgTCCAGCCCACTCCACCGCCCCCGCCCACCCGACTGACCACTCTCGTCGGCCCCCAGCCCCCACCACCCCCTTGTGGGGATATCTTTTTACAAGTCTTTTTTGGTGGCTTTGGTGCTTTACATACTATAGAGGGCATAGAAATAggataaatttttttttaatttataaatatttaaaatttgttattgagaaaataatttaataatttatttaattattgaaaattaataattaacaaTTAAACCAAGAAAACTATCTTTTTTTAGACTTCCCTCTAAGAACCCCTATTCCTCTAACCCTTATAGTTGTAACTTGTTAGTTTGCTGACCATTCTtgtgtttcttttatttttattttaacttttatttatttgtatgtttttttatttttatttttttttttttggccgcTTTGGTTCTGCGCTAAAGAGGAAAAAGAAACAAGTTTGATCTTTTAAGAACCGATTACAGGGTGCGGCTGGAGGTTTGGACCTCTTTGGACAGTGGTCAAGAGGACAGAGGGAGGTGGGCTGTGGGCTGTGGGCTGCGGTGGGCGGGGCCATTGTAAattggcaatattttattatgaaACCTTGTCGGTGCTTTAATTGTGCAACACGTTGTGTCCGTGTCGTTAGTTTATACGCCACTTTGGCTTACATTTTcttgtatctttttcttgtaTTTCTTCTGTTTCTGTTACCTTATTTATTGCCAAATTTTCTGGTCAAGTTTGTGGCTAAGACATATCCATAAATAAGTGCCTGCTGCTTTCTGCTGTCACATTTCTTTTTctggttttcagtttttggttttttagtttttggttttcagtTTCTTGAGgtgaaatttataaaaagcCATCGACAGAGCCAAAGGAGTGGCCTCCCAAAATGCTAATGACGATCATcttgaattttgattttcATCCGATTATTGGACACGGACACTTCCTACCCCAAGCCCCTAGCCATAATAAACCATAAACCGACTATAAACTAGGCCATGACGCGTGTCATTATAAAACATGATTTCTTTGCCGAAGGTAAACACAGTCATTAATAGTATAACGACTATACTCCAAACTACATAGTAGTGCCAAGCCAGCGATCGACTCAGACACTCGATAAGTGTAATCCAGACTATAATGAATGAATATCaagagatatatatatatatgtgacGGCAATTATCAAGTGGCTTTGGACATTTTATGGTCAGTTCGCTGTCGGACTGTCGGGCTGTCGGGCTCTCGATGGCCGATAAGTTCTAAACAAAATCGGATCGAGacgaacagaaaaaaaaaccgggAAATGCCCAAGAGCCGGATCATGGGCCAGTTTATGCTAATTTTTTGCCTAAATTCTTacataatttttgaaaaatgctaCCTGGCTTTGAGAACCAACATCAGTCTTTAAATTATTCTAATAATTCTAGGGAGCTAGAGAGAAATTCTTCTTTGAATCCCTAAAAAAACCCataaaaatagtaataataattgacaaaaaaaaaataataatgaccCCCTTTGATGGTAATCGCTCAaagaataataatatattattctGTTTCTGgttaattatgcaaaagtgTGTAGGAATTGAAATAGTGTCAGAATAATAACCCGGAATAATGCCTTCGTGATTTCTTTCTTGCCAGTTTCGAGTAGAAAATTGCCtttctgtgttttttgtttacaaGATTTTAAttctgatttttttatttttatttgccgGTGAGGTGATTTCATTATGCGTACATTGACGCATTGTCCGCAACACTTGTTTCAACTCGAAAATAAATGACCAACTTGTAAggctacaaaaaaataaatcaagaacaaaaaaaaaagggtagGTAGGTAGGTAGGTACATCTCATATATGTACAGCTCCCCCCGGGGCAGAACCTACTTGAAAccaagaaaatacaaaaaaaaaagaggtaaAAATAAAGTTACTTTGTGGAAACACTCACCTTGACGGGCTCATCGTTTTCAAAACCAGCGTTGGTGAAGCCAGTCATCGTGCTGGTTCTTTACTCCtttattttgtgtttatttatacaatttatgtgttttgtttggtttggtttggttttgggCCCAGTTAATCAATTAAGACGAGGGGAAAAAAGTTAACTGCAAAACAAGAAGAAAGAAACAGAGATTATAAAGCCATTTGTTGGAAAAGTAGTGGGTTtagtttcaatttaaatttaagacTAAGATTGAGGCCTTTAGAAACTAATTTGAAGACTAAAATAGAATCAGATAGCTTCTTAAGCCTAGATGGTCACACTGTCTTCATACAATAGCAGCTTGGGCACACTGactttctttaaaatatatccTTCTATCTCCTCTTTTCTAGTTTTAGATAAAACTACCCACTTTTCTCACTGTGCAAACACTGCTCACTCTCCTCtaaaaaagcaaaagtaataacaataataataaaaaaaattaataataattttttttaccgaGACTGGCTAGCCGCAACagaaaagatttttttttcgttattGAAAATTGCCTGGGCCAGGCCATAATTGTCGGAAATTTCGTAGACAAATTGATGacactgactgactgactgagtgACTGAGTGACTGAATGACAATATAGATAATATATTGAGAGACTCGGACACAGAACAGTCGAGTGCCTTTTGAAAAGAGTCTTCCCCATTCACGTGTGTGTTTTTACTGCCATTTTGGCACTGGCTTTTCGGTTCCCATCGGTTGCTTACCAATTTTTGCGCCATTgtttaattgtttataattgaGTTTGCCC contains:
- the LOC6504428 gene encoding UNC93-like protein, which translates into the protein MTGFTNAGFENDEPVKPKAGFEPDTASLREKVVLNPGEKWRILKNISIISIAFMVQFTAFQGTANLQSSINSKDGLGTVSLSAIYAALVVSCIFLPTLIIRKLTVKWTLVCSMLCYAPYIAFQLFPRFYTLVPAGILVGMGAAPMWASKATYLTQVGQVYAKITEQAVDAIIVRFFGFFFLAWQSAELWGNLISSLVLSSGAHGGGSSSSNSTISEEDLLLCGANFCTTGSGGHGNLERPPEDEIFEISMIYLSCIVAAVCIIAFFLDPLKRYGEKRKGSNSAAELSGLQLLSATFRQMKKPNLQLLIPITVFIGMEQAFIGADFTQAYVACALGVNKIGFVMICFGVVNALCSILFGSVMKYIGRMPIIVLGAVVHFTLITVELFWRPNPDNPIIFYAMSGLWGVGDAVWQTQINGLYGLLFRRNKEAAFSNYRLWESAGFVIAYAYATTLCTQMKLYILLAVLTLGCIGYVIVEILYRKKQRKLKKQEKLEAAEKEKEAAVAAAAAAAAALAAAEAAPIDGVEETDDELDDLEEDIVVTRL
- the LOC6504492 gene encoding dnaJ homolog subfamily C member 22, translating into MGTKQTASPSAGQGAVKYQIPSRGSSPSKLKQQPSPKPRNGKNTNVNVLPPQKSVWIAYLCWLFGGVFGLHHLYLHRDRHAFVWWCTLGGYAGVGWLGEIFLIPEYVRDANEDPRFVKEFVAKLQAYPKPPYASRRFVGQVMVGHLFGQLCSIAIPQILVGGWDLSFLHWAIPLGVSLGVWLVGNIGREQGVWWHCLLAAYLAYPARFLIYDETYSLLLTALVSALTFDGFSKQWRRTPPTRGTAGSRTLKISAAVLIYCAFWASFLYFNGTISDEDGGEVPIHEALHNFLASAWWTDLKQALHDTYLYGQHHGWYETWKEVFESMDVDGERNSYKVLGVSATASQAEITAAYRRLSKEYHPDKVKDEALRAQAHQRFIEIQQAYSVLSKIKSSRRRKNKQYQDDSDAIVL